A stretch of Stenotrophomonas indicatrix DNA encodes these proteins:
- a CDS encoding serine hydrolase domain-containing protein encodes MNVRNRRWFRCLVVSAALLAASCASEKAATKDLGAEIDEIAAALIQQPLLHSTSIGVVYRGEEFVRHRGDMETGKPGPPTDATLYEIGSLSKTLAGTLMASAVLEHKVSLDDDVRQYLQGDYPNLQYKGEPIRIRHLLSHTSGLPNMLPERANTVLEDFTDHRTPSELNTLYAHYGKADFFKDLHAVEIDRAPGKDYAYSSAGTELTAHILETVYNSDYESLLRGFLGDSAAMTGLRIRLSDSEASRLAVGYHSDNPIPTTPMPQLPWGASGNVKATVPEMVKYLRFQLANGPVVKESHRPLLTFDSEFSIGYFWNIVSSDQLKGVYHAHHGGVPRSQCYIYIVPKYDLGIFIITNQSGDQTARAMEAAIDALVERIAAREALAGNDVSR; translated from the coding sequence ATGAATGTTCGAAACAGGCGATGGTTCCGCTGCCTCGTAGTGTCGGCCGCGCTGTTGGCCGCAAGCTGCGCCAGCGAGAAGGCCGCAACGAAGGATCTGGGGGCGGAGATCGATGAGATCGCCGCAGCGCTGATCCAGCAGCCGCTACTTCATTCGACCTCGATCGGCGTCGTGTACCGGGGCGAGGAATTCGTCCGTCATCGCGGCGACATGGAAACCGGCAAGCCTGGCCCTCCAACCGATGCGACCCTCTACGAGATCGGTTCGTTGAGCAAGACCCTGGCCGGCACCCTGATGGCCAGTGCCGTTCTGGAACACAAGGTCAGTCTGGACGACGACGTCCGACAGTACCTGCAGGGGGACTATCCGAACCTGCAGTACAAGGGCGAGCCCATCCGCATCCGCCATCTGCTGTCGCACACCAGCGGCCTGCCGAACATGCTGCCGGAACGCGCGAACACGGTGTTGGAGGACTTCACCGATCATCGTACGCCCAGCGAACTCAACACCCTCTATGCGCACTACGGCAAGGCTGACTTCTTCAAGGATCTGCACGCCGTCGAGATTGACCGGGCACCCGGCAAGGACTACGCCTACTCCAGTGCCGGAACGGAACTGACAGCGCATATCCTGGAAACCGTCTACAACAGCGACTACGAGTCGCTGTTACGCGGATTCCTTGGCGATTCCGCGGCGATGACGGGTCTCAGAATCAGACTCAGCGACAGCGAAGCGTCCCGGCTTGCGGTCGGCTATCACAGCGACAACCCGATACCGACCACGCCGATGCCACAGTTGCCGTGGGGCGCCTCCGGGAACGTGAAGGCAACTGTCCCGGAAATGGTGAAGTACCTCAGGTTCCAGCTGGCCAACGGGCCGGTGGTAAAGGAGTCGCATCGCCCTCTGCTCACGTTCGATTCGGAGTTCAGCATCGGCTACTTCTGGAACATCGTTTCCAGTGACCAGCTGAAGGGCGTCTACCATGCGCATCATGGTGGCGTACCGCGGTCGCAGTGCTACATCTACATCGTGCCCAAGTACGATCTTGGCATCTTCATCATCACCAACCAGAGCGGCGACCAGACGGCGCGCGCCATGGAGGCTGCGATCGATGCGCTGGTCGAAAGAATCGCCGCGCGGGAAGCTCTCGCTGGTAATGATGTTTCCCGATAG
- a CDS encoding ABC transporter six-transmembrane domain-containing protein, which yields MKPPHDPAVAAGSIGQQNAAATLKAILRTYPWQLTGTFSLVALENALLLAYPLFAGFAVDAIIRGNVGHAISYAGVVLLFWLVGAARRAVDTRTFTRIYADLAVNVVQAQRRLGQATSTSAARVVLAREFVDFFEKHVPIIATALVSMFGAAAMLLAIEPLVGAASLIALLGALVLLPSFARRNEQLHGRLNNRLEHEIRLVDRVGPSVLRRHYRTLSRLRILLSDREAGAFVVVGAAAAVLFALTIGRLATTDGVTPGHVYAVMTYLWTFVGSLDDAPSMVDQLARLKDIGRRVSPGMEDAENNAHPGP from the coding sequence ATGAAGCCCCCACACGATCCGGCCGTCGCAGCCGGCAGCATCGGCCAGCAGAATGCGGCCGCCACCCTGAAAGCCATCCTGCGCACCTACCCCTGGCAGCTCACTGGCACCTTTTCGCTGGTGGCGCTGGAGAATGCGCTGCTGCTGGCCTATCCGCTGTTCGCCGGCTTCGCGGTGGACGCGATCATCCGTGGCAACGTCGGCCATGCCATTTCCTACGCCGGCGTGGTGCTGCTGTTCTGGCTGGTAGGCGCCGCCCGCCGTGCGGTCGATACACGCACCTTCACCCGCATCTACGCCGATCTGGCGGTAAACGTGGTGCAGGCGCAGCGGCGCTTGGGCCAGGCTACCTCCACCTCGGCGGCGCGGGTGGTACTGGCCCGCGAGTTCGTCGACTTCTTCGAGAAGCACGTGCCGATCATCGCCACTGCGCTCGTTTCCATGTTCGGGGCGGCGGCGATGCTGCTGGCAATCGAACCCCTGGTTGGGGCCGCCAGCCTCATCGCCCTGCTCGGTGCGCTGGTGTTGCTGCCCTCGTTCGCTCGCCGCAACGAGCAGTTGCACGGCCGCCTGAACAACCGGCTGGAGCATGAAATCCGGCTGGTCGACCGGGTCGGCCCGTCGGTACTGCGCCGCCACTACCGCACCCTGTCGCGACTGCGCATCCTGCTGTCCGATCGCGAGGCTGGTGCCTTCGTGGTGGTCGGCGCGGCTGCTGCGGTGCTGTTTGCCTTGACCATCGGCCGCCTCGCCACGACCGATGGCGTGACCCCTGGGCACGTCTATGCGGTGATGACTTACCTGTGGACCTTTGTCGGCAGCCTGGACGATGCACCGTCGATGGTCGACCAACTGGCAAGGCTGAAGGACATCGGCCGCCGGGTTAGCCCGGGAATGGAGGATGCGGAGAACAACGCCCACCCCGGGCCATGA
- a CDS encoding MBL fold metallo-hydrolase, which produces MKHDAVNAPALGSRRRFLARCAGVAAAALVPAGAAAPPAAMRSLRAQRLAWAGVRLQLPMSTLLIDPLVNPATWGKALPDRLVPVNDVLGESHVLVTHTHSDHFDADAVAAALSKGGTLAYPAGLQPMPLPAAARARPSALWEPQLLGDFTATPVPASDGYGDTQVSWVVTAGGRRIFHGGDTQWHGHWWRIGRQFGPFDAAFLPINGATFGWREPVSGQPGVLTPEQAVAAAAILGARTLVPIHYGISGMDNYAEVDDPLGRLRKAAGDRAVPVQVVEPGAWLTWPA; this is translated from the coding sequence ATGAAACACGATGCCGTCAACGCACCGGCGCTGGGCAGTCGCAGACGCTTCCTTGCCCGTTGCGCCGGTGTGGCCGCTGCTGCGCTGGTCCCTGCTGGTGCCGCTGCGCCACCAGCGGCGATGCGCAGCCTGCGCGCCCAGCGATTGGCGTGGGCAGGGGTGCGGCTGCAGCTACCGATGAGCACGCTGCTGATTGATCCGCTGGTGAATCCCGCAACGTGGGGCAAGGCATTGCCGGACCGGCTGGTGCCGGTGAACGATGTGCTGGGCGAAAGCCACGTGCTGGTCACCCACACCCACTCCGATCACTTCGATGCAGATGCGGTTGCGGCGGCGCTCAGCAAAGGGGGAACACTCGCATATCCAGCCGGCCTGCAGCCCATGCCGCTACCCGCAGCCGCACGTGCACGGCCGAGCGCGCTGTGGGAGCCCCAATTGCTGGGCGACTTCACTGCAACGCCGGTACCGGCATCGGACGGCTACGGCGATACGCAGGTTTCCTGGGTGGTAACAGCGGGCGGCCGACGCATCTTCCATGGCGGCGACACCCAATGGCACGGCCATTGGTGGCGTATCGGGCGCCAGTTCGGACCGTTCGATGCGGCCTTCCTCCCCATCAATGGCGCCACGTTCGGCTGGCGCGAGCCCGTAAGTGGCCAGCCTGGCGTACTGACGCCGGAGCAAGCGGTGGCAGCGGCGGCAATCCTCGGCGCACGCACGCTGGTGCCTATTCACTATGGCATCAGCGGAATGGACAACTATGCGGAAGTGGACGACCCGCTTGGGCGGCTTCGCAAGGCAGCCGGTGACCGTGCCGTGCCCGTGCAGGTCGTCGAGCCGGGCGCGTGGCTGACATGGCCGGCGTAG
- a CDS encoding MBL fold metallo-hydrolase, giving the protein MMPILPPGKPTMRIQELAPDVLMFVGDQVESVATAFVNGDQVLLVDALGSEEDAAWLRDVLYGQMGKRVRLVAATHFMSDHICGMTLFPEALTLAHRHHRHAFLSQNQPVASRYRDPDIVFDNLAMRWGRHQLRFLYNPGKTMDHMSVVVPSADLVCVGDSIVGNIVYLSRSDPALQRAAIGRIQQFGRSRVVGGHIGVFDAAVLGNALHYLQRMQEIVVDIRLRTAPTEATALMAAIRLEDCIASGVTPTAFEREWHGHNLTAIVAQSIFSLDAALAAREQAA; this is encoded by the coding sequence ATGATGCCGATCCTCCCACCCGGAAAGCCCACCATGCGTATTCAGGAGCTTGCCCCAGATGTGCTGATGTTCGTCGGTGACCAGGTTGAATCGGTCGCTACCGCCTTCGTCAACGGAGACCAGGTGCTGCTGGTGGACGCGTTGGGCAGCGAGGAGGATGCCGCCTGGTTGCGTGACGTGCTGTACGGGCAGATGGGCAAGAGGGTGCGATTGGTTGCCGCCACCCATTTCATGAGCGACCACATCTGTGGCATGACGCTGTTTCCGGAGGCGCTGACCCTGGCGCACCGCCATCACCGGCATGCCTTTCTTTCGCAGAACCAACCGGTGGCATCACGCTACCGCGATCCCGATATCGTGTTCGACAATCTCGCCATGCGCTGGGGGCGCCACCAGCTGCGCTTCCTGTACAACCCCGGCAAGACGATGGACCACATGAGTGTGGTTGTGCCGAGCGCCGATCTGGTCTGCGTGGGCGACAGCATCGTCGGCAACATCGTCTATCTCTCCCGGTCGGACCCGGCGCTGCAGCGCGCCGCCATCGGCCGTATCCAGCAGTTCGGGCGCAGCAGGGTGGTCGGCGGGCATATCGGGGTCTTCGATGCGGCGGTGCTGGGCAATGCACTCCACTACCTGCAGCGGATGCAGGAGATCGTCGTGGATATCCGGCTGCGAACCGCGCCGACGGAAGCCACGGCGCTGATGGCAGCCATCAGACTGGAGGATTGCATCGCGTCGGGGGTAACGCCGACGGCATTTGAACGAGAATGGCATGGACACAATCTCACGGCGATCGTCGCGCAGTCGATCTTCTCCCTGGACGCTGCGCTGGCAGCAAGGGAGCAGGCCGCATGA
- the gcvA gene encoding transcriptional regulator GcvA, translating into MKARPTAPLNALRTFEAAARHLSFNQAARELFVTPAAVSHQVKHLEAYLGVSLFQRNHRAVALTSDGAALATTVGDLLGQLDLALERARTRAPHELRVTTMESFAAKWLAPRLHRFHHAHPNVRVRIDTGNEHADFLRGGFDVGIRYGAGNYTGVRAELLLKAPVFPVSSPALLAGTAGRLQRSDDLRHCTLLHDESATDRPGVPAWSHWLEAAGAINVNASAGPVFPSIYLAQEAAVAGHGVALGVAPLVEDDLRQGRLVKPFSLELENRYAFWLIRREMAQDRPDVQAFCQWLGEECSDRP; encoded by the coding sequence GTGAAAGCCCGCCCCACTGCCCCACTGAATGCGCTGCGCACGTTCGAAGCGGCTGCCCGCCACCTCAGCTTCAATCAGGCGGCGCGCGAACTGTTCGTCACCCCGGCTGCGGTCAGCCATCAGGTCAAACACCTCGAGGCCTATCTGGGCGTAAGCCTGTTCCAGCGCAATCACCGCGCCGTGGCGCTCACATCAGACGGCGCGGCACTGGCAACAACGGTCGGCGATCTACTTGGGCAGCTGGACCTGGCGTTGGAGCGCGCCAGGACGCGCGCACCACACGAGCTGCGGGTGACAACCATGGAGTCGTTCGCCGCGAAATGGCTGGCCCCAAGGCTGCACCGCTTTCACCATGCGCACCCCAATGTCCGGGTGCGCATCGACACCGGCAATGAGCACGCCGACTTTCTGCGCGGAGGATTCGATGTCGGCATCCGCTACGGTGCAGGCAACTACACCGGCGTGCGCGCTGAGCTGCTGTTGAAGGCGCCGGTATTCCCTGTGTCCTCGCCCGCGCTGCTGGCCGGCACTGCTGGCCGGCTGCAGCGGTCTGATGATCTGCGCCACTGCACGTTGTTGCACGATGAAAGTGCCACGGACCGCCCCGGCGTGCCGGCGTGGTCACACTGGCTGGAGGCTGCCGGCGCCATCAACGTCAACGCAAGCGCCGGGCCGGTCTTCCCCAGCATCTATCTTGCGCAGGAAGCGGCGGTGGCCGGCCATGGCGTGGCGCTCGGCGTGGCGCCGCTGGTGGAAGACGATCTCCGCCAAGGCAGGTTGGTGAAACCCTTCAGCCTGGAGCTGGAGAACCGTTACGCATTCTGGTTGATCCGTCGGGAGATGGCTCAGGACCGCCCCGATGTGCAGGCGTTCTGCCAATGGCTGGGTGAGGAGTGCAGTGATCGGCCATGA
- a CDS encoding methylenetetrahydrofolate reductase produces the protein MSAGVGRMEPLAQTFVNAFSLEVSAKAMPALRAEAARIARGTTISIPYLPSEDDAARLAAARRVRELGFEPMPHLSARRIGSRAALEHFIERAVIDAGIERCFVIAGDLATPAGPFADSTSIIESGILERAGIKVVGVGGHPQGHPVMASAERWRVLENKCQRIEERGMAPLVITQFAFDADIVLAWLNELRARGITHPVLVGVPGPASIARLVRYAAMCGVAASTSMLSRYGISIGRLLGRAGPDVFVDRLAEGLTEAHGQVSPHLFPFGGIAPTMEWVEHYRMRAGDAHTTRSPVADEPP, from the coding sequence ATGTCAGCAGGCGTTGGCCGCATGGAGCCACTGGCGCAGACCTTCGTCAACGCCTTTTCATTGGAAGTCAGTGCCAAGGCCATGCCTGCGCTGCGCGCCGAAGCCGCCCGCATTGCACGGGGGACGACGATCTCCATTCCCTACCTGCCGAGCGAGGACGATGCTGCGCGACTGGCCGCGGCACGCAGGGTGCGCGAACTGGGGTTCGAGCCGATGCCGCACCTTTCCGCACGCCGCATCGGCTCGCGGGCGGCGCTGGAGCACTTCATCGAGCGTGCCGTCATCGACGCCGGCATTGAGCGCTGTTTCGTGATCGCAGGCGATCTTGCCACGCCTGCCGGGCCGTTCGCCGACAGCACATCGATCATCGAGAGCGGCATTCTCGAGCGCGCCGGCATCAAGGTCGTGGGGGTGGGCGGGCATCCGCAAGGCCATCCGGTGATGGCCAGCGCCGAGAGGTGGCGCGTGCTTGAAAACAAGTGCCAGCGTATCGAAGAGCGAGGCATGGCACCGCTGGTCATCACCCAGTTCGCATTCGACGCCGATATCGTTCTGGCCTGGTTGAATGAACTGCGCGCCCGTGGCATCACCCATCCGGTGCTGGTGGGCGTTCCCGGGCCGGCCAGCATCGCGCGGCTTGTACGCTATGCGGCCATGTGCGGCGTCGCTGCAAGCACCTCGATGCTGTCCCGCTACGGCATCTCCATCGGCCGCCTGCTGGGAAGGGCCGGGCCGGATGTGTTCGTGGACCGCCTGGCAGAGGGCTTGACCGAAGCCCATGGGCAGGTCAGCCCGCATCTGTTTCCCTTCGGCGGTATCGCACCAACCATGGAGTGGGTGGAGCACTACCGGATGCGTGCAGGCGATGCGCACACGACCCGCTCACCTGTTGCCGATGAACCGCCATGA
- a CDS encoding LysR family transcriptional regulator — protein sequence MLERIHLSIVQQVEQQGSLTAAAGVLNLTQSALSHSMKKLEQQLGTNVWLREGRSLRLTQAGQYLLAVANRVLPQLDLAEERLGQFAQGERGALRIGMECHPCYQWLLKIVSPYLASWPDVDVDVKQKFQFGGIGALFGYEIDLLVTPDPLLKPGLKFVPVFDYEQVLVVAKGHALASVEHVKPRQLSQEVLISYPVPFERLDIYNQFLLPAGVTPRRHKAIETTDIMMQMVASGRGVAAMPRWLVEEYAARMDVVPVRLGAKGIPKQIYLGAREADTGIDYLQAFVELARNSSTSAGNLRGAG from the coding sequence ATGTTGGAGCGGATCCATCTCAGCATCGTGCAGCAGGTCGAACAGCAAGGCTCGCTGACCGCCGCCGCCGGTGTGCTGAACCTGACCCAATCAGCCCTGAGCCACAGCATGAAGAAGCTGGAGCAGCAGCTGGGTACCAACGTCTGGCTGCGCGAAGGCCGCAGCCTGCGCCTGACCCAGGCGGGCCAGTACCTGTTGGCGGTGGCCAACCGGGTGCTGCCGCAGCTGGACCTGGCCGAGGAACGGCTGGGCCAGTTCGCGCAGGGCGAGCGTGGCGCGCTGCGCATCGGCATGGAATGCCACCCCTGCTACCAGTGGCTGCTGAAGATCGTCTCGCCCTATCTGGCCAGCTGGCCCGACGTCGATGTGGACGTCAAACAGAAGTTCCAGTTCGGCGGCATCGGCGCCCTGTTCGGCTATGAGATCGACCTGCTGGTCACGCCCGACCCGTTGCTGAAGCCGGGCCTGAAGTTCGTCCCCGTCTTCGATTACGAGCAGGTGCTGGTGGTGGCCAAGGGCCATGCGCTGGCGTCGGTCGAGCACGTCAAACCCCGCCAGCTCAGCCAGGAAGTACTCATCAGCTATCCGGTACCGTTCGAGCGGCTGGATATCTACAACCAGTTCCTGTTGCCTGCCGGGGTCACGCCCCGGCGCCACAAGGCCATCGAAACCACCGACATCATGATGCAGATGGTGGCCAGCGGTCGCGGCGTGGCCGCCATGCCGCGTTGGCTGGTGGAGGAATATGCAGCCCGCATGGACGTGGTACCGGTGCGTCTGGGTGCGAAAGGCATTCCCAAGCAGATCTACCTGGGCGCGCGTGAGGCCGATACCGGTATCGATTACCTGCAGGCGTTTGTCGAACTGGCACGGAACAGCTCCACAAGCGCCGGCAACCTGCGTGGTGCCGGCTGA
- the msuE gene encoding FMN reductase, whose product MTRPLRIVAVSGGLQRPSRAATLAEHLLDLIGEGVPCDQHLIELGELAPQLAGALRRSQLPETVERQLAAVERADVLVVVTPVYRGSYTGLFKHFFDFIDQDALVDTPILLAATGGSERHALVIDHQLRPLFSFFQARTLPLGVYATDKDFADGCVQNEALMQRARLAVQRAMPLLALSHRAAPAVTEAAAVL is encoded by the coding sequence ATGACCCGCCCCCTCCGTATCGTCGCCGTTTCCGGCGGGCTGCAGCGCCCCTCAAGGGCCGCGACCCTGGCCGAGCACCTGCTGGACCTGATCGGCGAAGGCGTCCCCTGCGATCAGCACCTGATTGAACTGGGTGAACTGGCGCCACAACTGGCCGGTGCGCTCCGGCGCTCGCAGTTGCCCGAAACCGTGGAGCGGCAGTTGGCCGCTGTCGAGCGGGCCGATGTGCTGGTGGTGGTTACGCCGGTCTACCGCGGTTCGTACACCGGCCTGTTCAAGCACTTCTTCGATTTCATCGACCAGGACGCGCTGGTCGATACCCCGATCCTGCTGGCCGCCACTGGCGGCAGCGAACGCCACGCGCTGGTGATCGACCACCAGCTGCGACCGCTTTTCAGCTTCTTCCAGGCGCGAACCCTGCCCTTGGGTGTCTACGCAACCGACAAGGATTTCGCAGACGGCTGCGTGCAGAACGAGGCCCTGATGCAGCGGGCGCGGCTGGCGGTGCAGCGCGCGATGCCCCTGCTTGCCCTCTCCCATCGTGCAGCACCTGCCGTTACCGAGGCCGCTGCAGTCCTCTGA
- a CDS encoding DUF1852 domain-containing protein has protein sequence MTTENFTFSITRIPFNEDYQPADGTRITTNFANLARGESRQENLRNTLGMINNRFNDLAHWDNPSADRYAVELDIISVEMHIDGSDGSDTFPLIEVLRPTIVDTRTGVRTEGIVGNNFSSYVRDYDFSVVLPASNEGKATFGIPEDFGDLHGKLFKHFLASDAYRAHFSKPPVICISVSSSKTYHRTENHHPILGVEYRQGEFSPTDQYFDKMGLQVRYFMPPGSVAPLAFYFQGDLLGDYSNLELIGTISTMEAFQKIYRPEIYNANSVAGKVYQPSLKHQDYSSTRIVYDREERSQLAVKQGRFTEEHFIKPYRAVLEQWAAR, from the coding sequence ATGACGACCGAGAACTTCACCTTCAGCATCACCCGTATTCCTTTCAACGAGGACTACCAGCCCGCTGACGGCACGCGAATCACCACCAACTTCGCCAACCTGGCCCGCGGCGAATCCCGCCAGGAAAACCTGCGCAACACGCTCGGCATGATCAACAACCGCTTCAACGATCTGGCGCACTGGGACAACCCCAGCGCGGATCGCTACGCGGTCGAGCTGGACATCATCTCGGTGGAGATGCACATCGATGGCAGCGACGGCAGCGATACGTTCCCGCTGATCGAGGTGCTGCGGCCGACCATCGTCGACACGCGTACCGGCGTGCGTACGGAAGGCATCGTCGGCAACAATTTCTCCTCCTACGTCCGCGACTACGATTTCAGCGTCGTGCTGCCCGCCAGCAACGAAGGCAAGGCCACCTTCGGCATTCCCGAAGACTTCGGCGATCTTCATGGCAAGCTGTTCAAGCACTTCCTGGCGTCCGACGCCTACCGTGCGCACTTCAGCAAGCCGCCGGTGATCTGCATCAGCGTGTCCAGCAGCAAGACCTATCATCGCACCGAGAACCACCATCCCATCCTGGGCGTCGAGTATCGGCAAGGCGAGTTCTCCCCCACCGACCAGTACTTTGACAAGATGGGGCTGCAGGTGCGCTACTTCATGCCGCCAGGCAGCGTCGCGCCACTGGCGTTCTACTTCCAGGGTGACCTGCTGGGCGACTACTCGAACCTGGAACTGATCGGCACCATCAGCACGATGGAGGCCTTCCAGAAGATCTACCGCCCCGAGATCTACAACGCCAATTCCGTGGCGGGCAAGGTCTACCAGCCCAGCCTGAAGCACCAGGACTATTCGTCCACCCGCATCGTCTACGACCGCGAAGAGCGCAGCCAGCTGGCCGTCAAGCAAGGCCGGTTCACCGAAGAACACTTCATCAAGCCGTACCGCGCCGTGCTTGAGCAGTGGGCCGCCCGCTGA
- a CDS encoding methionine synthase, with translation MKKLLPTSTAGSLPKPSWLAQPEKLWSPWKLQDEELLEGKQDALRLSLQEQQHAGIDIVSDGEQTRQHFVTTFIENLSGVDFEKRETVRIRDRYDASVPTVVSAVSRPKPVFVEDAKFLRRQTTQPIKWALPGPMTMIDTLYDAHYKSREKLAWEFAGILNQEARELEAAGVDIIQFDEPAFNVFFDEVNDWGVAALERAVEGLKCETAVHICYGYGIKANTDWKQTLGSEWRQYEESFPKLQTSSIDIISLECHNSHVPIDLIELVRGKKVMVGAIDVASSTVETPEEVANTLRKALQFVDADKLYPSTNCGMAPLSRDVARGKLRALSAGAQIIRDELLARG, from the coding sequence ATGAAGAAACTACTGCCCACCTCGACCGCCGGCAGCCTGCCCAAGCCGTCCTGGCTTGCACAGCCGGAAAAGCTCTGGTCGCCCTGGAAGCTGCAGGATGAAGAGCTGCTGGAGGGCAAGCAGGATGCCCTGCGCCTGTCCCTGCAGGAGCAGCAGCATGCCGGCATCGACATCGTCAGTGATGGTGAGCAGACACGGCAGCATTTCGTCACCACGTTCATCGAGAACCTCAGTGGTGTCGATTTCGAGAAGCGTGAAACCGTCCGCATCCGCGACCGCTACGACGCCAGTGTGCCCACCGTGGTGAGCGCTGTCAGCCGCCCGAAGCCGGTGTTTGTGGAAGATGCGAAGTTCCTGCGCAGGCAGACTACGCAGCCGATCAAGTGGGCGCTGCCGGGCCCGATGACCATGATCGACACGCTCTACGATGCGCACTACAAGAGCCGCGAAAAGCTGGCATGGGAGTTCGCCGGGATCCTCAACCAGGAAGCCAGGGAACTGGAGGCGGCCGGCGTCGACATCATCCAGTTCGACGAGCCTGCCTTCAACGTGTTCTTCGACGAAGTGAACGATTGGGGTGTCGCTGCACTGGAGCGCGCGGTCGAAGGGCTCAAGTGCGAAACCGCGGTGCATATCTGCTATGGCTACGGCATCAAGGCCAACACCGACTGGAAGCAGACGCTGGGTTCGGAATGGCGCCAGTATGAAGAATCGTTCCCGAAGCTGCAGACGTCCAGCATCGACATCATCTCGCTGGAGTGCCACAACTCGCACGTGCCGATTGACCTGATCGAGTTGGTGCGCGGCAAGAAGGTGATGGTCGGTGCCATCGATGTGGCTTCCAGCACGGTCGAAACGCCGGAAGAAGTGGCCAACACGCTGCGCAAGGCCCTGCAGTTCGTGGATGCTGACAAGCTCTACCCCAGCACCAATTGCGGCATGGCGCCGCTGTCGCGTGACGTAGCACGAGGCAAGCTGCGCGCGCTCAGCGCAGGTGCACAGATCATCCGCGACGAGCTTCTGGCCCGCGGCTGA
- a CDS encoding excalibur calcium-binding domain-containing protein — translation MIALALPVEALAHSGGLDKNGCHTNRTTGDYHCHRGGPVAPRNFDAPRNNFTPGRARRSGAFANCAEARAAGAAPARRGEPGYGPHLDRDNDGVGCEPYRGRR, via the coding sequence GTGATCGCATTGGCGTTACCTGTCGAGGCGTTAGCGCACAGCGGCGGTCTCGACAAGAACGGCTGCCATACCAATCGCACAACGGGCGACTACCATTGCCATCGAGGTGGCCCGGTTGCACCTCGCAACTTCGACGCACCCCGCAACAATTTCACTCCAGGGCGTGCGCGCAGATCAGGTGCATTCGCAAACTGCGCCGAAGCCCGCGCAGCCGGTGCGGCACCTGCGCGCCGTGGAGAGCCTGGATATGGGCCCCACCTTGATCGTGACAATGATGGGGTGGGGTGTGAGCCCTATCGTGGGCGCAGGTGA
- a CDS encoding extracellular catalytic domain type 1 short-chain-length polyhydroxyalkanoate depolymerase, producing MKSGIDSIKALMLLLCTWLATTGTASAADPSGHWDVGLYGNLFGAREYQVWVPAGYDETRPLPLLLVLHGCVTGPNLMGEASGFNEVADTEGFIVVYPRQNVTSNPARCWNWQLPINQARDSGEASILAGIVDKVKAGYSIDPHRVYVTGISAGGAMTSIMLACYSDVFAAGAIHSGGMYKGATTISGSAYALLAGSIYSPDSNGRLAWQCSGSPSPRPIPVLVFHGTADATVNPINGQQAVRQFLQTNDLADDGVDNDSVKYVPTSTFHGQVPGGRAYTVDSYTYGGRTLVQHYVVQGMGHAWSGSQSGLPFTDPKGPDATLITWLFLKDQQR from the coding sequence ATGAAATCTGGAATCGATTCAATCAAGGCGCTGATGCTGCTGCTGTGCACCTGGCTGGCCACCACGGGTACCGCCTCCGCGGCAGACCCATCCGGACATTGGGATGTTGGCCTGTACGGCAATCTGTTCGGCGCCCGCGAGTACCAGGTGTGGGTGCCGGCCGGCTACGATGAAACGCGGCCACTGCCCCTGCTGCTGGTACTGCACGGCTGCGTGACCGGGCCGAACCTGATGGGCGAGGCCTCCGGCTTCAACGAGGTCGCCGACACCGAAGGCTTCATCGTGGTCTACCCGCGGCAGAACGTAACCTCCAACCCCGCACGCTGCTGGAACTGGCAGCTGCCGATCAACCAGGCGCGCGACAGTGGCGAAGCCTCCATCCTGGCCGGCATCGTGGACAAGGTGAAAGCGGGCTACAGCATCGATCCGCACCGGGTGTACGTCACCGGCATTTCCGCCGGCGGGGCGATGACTTCGATCATGCTGGCCTGTTATTCGGATGTGTTCGCGGCGGGCGCGATCCATTCCGGCGGCATGTACAAGGGCGCGACCACGATTTCCGGCAGTGCCTATGCGCTGTTGGCCGGCAGCATCTACTCACCGGACAGCAACGGGCGGCTGGCGTGGCAGTGCTCGGGCTCGCCGTCGCCGCGGCCGATCCCGGTGCTGGTCTTCCATGGCACCGCCGACGCCACGGTGAACCCGATCAACGGGCAGCAGGCCGTGCGCCAGTTCCTGCAGACCAATGACCTGGCCGACGATGGCGTGGACAACGACTCGGTGAAGTACGTGCCGACCAGCACCTTCCACGGCCAGGTGCCGGGTGGGCGTGCCTACACGGTTGACTCTTACACCTATGGCGGCAGGACGCTGGTCCAGCATTACGTGGTGCAGGGGATGGGGCATGCCTGGAGCGGCAGCCAGTCCGGGTTGCCGTTCACCGACCCCAAGGGCCCGGATGCCACGTTGATTACCTGGCTGTTCCTGAAGGATCAGCAGCGCTGA